The window GCGCTCGACAGTCGCGCGTGCCTTGAAATTGATCGATGGTGGCGCGTTGGACGACGGTTCGGTTGCTGCACTCGCCGATCGGCTCGGGGTAAGCTCGCGCCACCTTGCGCGTCTGTTCGAGCGGTATGTCGGGGCCAACCCCCAGCAGGTAGCAAAGACCAGGCGTGTACAGCGGGCGAAGCGCCTAATTGATGAGACAGATGATCAATTGGCCCAGATCGCCTATCGGGCTGGCTTTGGCAGCGTGCGCCGGTTCAACGCCGCCTTTCGCGAGCTCTATGGACGCTCTCCGTCCAGCATTCGCCACCGCCGCAAAGTATCCGCGTGAGACAGGCATCGCCAACGTTGGTCAGCTCGTGGCCTTAGCCGACTGCTCATCAGCTTTTTCTTAAGTCCGATAGGGCAGCCCGCGCCCTGAGCCGCGTGGATGGACCTTGCAGTTCCCCCGGATGTAGCGCCTAATCATGTATCGCCGGCCAAAGGCTCGTCCGTAGGCGTCGGTGCCTGAGAGATGATTTGCGCTCCCGCCTCAACGGGAGTGCGCCTCA of the Bradyrhizobium sp. WSM1417 genome contains:
- a CDS encoding bifunctional transcriptional activator/DNA repair enzyme AdaA; protein product: MLSFEVCNTARLQRDPRYDGRFYTAVRTTRIYCRPVCPVKQPLTRNVAYYQTAAAAEAAGYRPCLRCRPETAPFCAAWNGTRSTVARALKLIDGGALDDGSVAALADRLGVSSRHLARLFERYVGANPQQVAKTRRVQRAKRLIDETDDQLAQIAYRAGFGSVRRFNAAFRELYGRSPSSIRHRRKVSA